The Flavobacterium faecale genome has a segment encoding these proteins:
- a CDS encoding maltotransferase domain-containing protein translates to MQNQTRIVIENVLPQLDSGAFPVKRIVGQPVHVTAAVFSDGHDVIEVCVKYKHEDETNWSEVRMTPTVNDEWFADFKVEKQGTYSYFVEGWVDYALNWQHGTDRKIQDNQYVKSELLEGAEYVHALLEVATHDERGYLGHLEYLLKTESEYDQAIPEVTSARLTEIFKKYPTRLLANQSLVLEVYVDRKKALFSTWYEFFPRSASEHDGQHGTFKDCERLLPRVAQMGFDTLYFPPIHPIGEVNRKGKNNATSAEHGDVGSPWGIGSEKGGHKSTHPELGSIDDFKSLVKKAQDWGIEVAMDYALQAAPDHPYVKDFPQWFKWRPDGTVQYAENPPKKYQDIQPIYFESSDWKNLWKELLDVALFWIEDCNIKIFRVDNPHTKPFYFWGWLIGEIKKKHPDVLFLAEAFTRPKIMNELAKQGFSQSYTYFTWRNSKHELTEYVSELTQSEQKEFYRPNFWPNTPDINPFALQSGNESTHLQKYFLAATLSSSVGIYGPVFEYRVCEPMAAGKEEYLNSEKYQVYKWDWTIENKITRLITKINGIRKEQASLQQTNNIVFCDTNNDNLIAYYKFDDDLNNKTLMIVNLDAHNTQTGMVRLPIEKLGVNPIRIVDLITGNSYLWDREWNYVEVSPDLPFHLFKIQQ, encoded by the coding sequence ATGCAGAATCAAACCCGAATTGTAATAGAAAATGTTTTACCACAATTAGATAGTGGCGCTTTTCCGGTAAAGCGAATAGTTGGTCAACCTGTACACGTTACTGCCGCAGTTTTCTCAGACGGACACGATGTTATTGAAGTTTGTGTAAAATACAAGCATGAAGACGAAACAAATTGGAGCGAAGTTAGAATGACGCCTACCGTAAATGATGAATGGTTTGCTGATTTTAAAGTTGAAAAACAAGGTACCTACAGCTATTTTGTGGAAGGTTGGGTAGACTATGCTTTAAATTGGCAACATGGTACAGATCGAAAAATCCAAGACAACCAATACGTAAAATCAGAATTACTTGAAGGTGCAGAATATGTACACGCTTTACTCGAGGTAGCCACGCATGATGAGAGAGGCTACTTAGGTCATTTGGAATATCTGTTGAAAACAGAGTCAGAATACGACCAAGCTATTCCTGAGGTTACATCAGCTCGATTAACGGAGATATTCAAAAAATACCCTACTCGTTTACTAGCCAATCAATCATTGGTATTGGAGGTTTATGTAGACCGTAAAAAAGCACTATTTAGTACTTGGTATGAATTTTTTCCTAGATCAGCTTCAGAGCATGATGGTCAACATGGTACATTCAAAGACTGTGAACGATTATTGCCTAGAGTAGCGCAAATGGGATTTGATACTTTGTATTTTCCACCAATTCACCCAATTGGGGAGGTAAATAGAAAAGGAAAAAATAATGCAACTTCTGCAGAGCACGGTGATGTAGGTTCTCCATGGGGAATTGGATCTGAAAAAGGAGGGCACAAATCTACACATCCAGAATTGGGTTCTATTGACGATTTTAAATCGCTAGTAAAAAAAGCACAAGACTGGGGAATTGAAGTAGCAATGGATTATGCCTTGCAAGCAGCACCAGATCACCCGTATGTAAAAGATTTTCCGCAATGGTTCAAATGGAGACCAGATGGAACGGTACAATATGCTGAAAATCCGCCTAAAAAATACCAAGATATTCAACCCATTTATTTTGAAAGTTCCGACTGGAAAAATCTTTGGAAGGAACTATTAGACGTTGCTTTATTTTGGATTGAAGATTGTAACATAAAGATCTTTCGTGTTGACAATCCGCACACTAAGCCTTTCTACTTCTGGGGATGGTTGATAGGTGAAATCAAAAAGAAACATCCAGATGTTTTGTTTTTGGCTGAAGCTTTTACACGTCCAAAAATAATGAATGAACTGGCCAAGCAAGGATTTAGCCAATCCTATACTTATTTTACTTGGAGAAACTCTAAACATGAGCTAACTGAGTATGTAAGCGAATTGACCCAATCTGAGCAAAAAGAATTTTATCGTCCTAATTTCTGGCCTAATACACCTGATATTAATCCTTTTGCTTTGCAAAGTGGTAACGAATCGACTCATTTACAAAAGTATTTCTTAGCGGCAACTCTAAGTTCAAGTGTTGGTATCTACGGTCCTGTTTTTGAGTACCGTGTGTGCGAACCGATGGCTGCTGGAAAAGAGGAGTATCTGAACTCTGAAAAATATCAAGTATACAAGTGGGATTGGACGATCGAGAATAAAATCACACGTTTGATTACCAAGATAAATGGTATTCGAAAAGAACAAGCTTCATTACAACAGACCAATAATATTGTTTTTTGTGATACTAATAATGATAATCTAATTGCGTATTACAAATTTGATGATGATTTGAACAACAAAACTTTGATGATCGTTAATCTGGATGCTCATAACACGCAAACAGGAATGGTGCGGTTGCCAATTGAGAAATTGGGAGTCAATCCAATTCGAATCGTGGACTTAATCACTGGAAACAGTTATCTATGGGACAGAGAATGGAATTATGTCGAAGTGAGTCCTGATCTACCCTTTCATTTGTTTAAAATTCAGCAATAA
- a CDS encoding glucose-1-phosphate adenylyltransferase, protein MKAKRKNVIAIILGGGQGSRLYPLTESRSKPAVPIGGKYRLVDIPISNCMNSDIYRMFVLTQFNSASLNAHIKNTYVFSAFSQAFVDILAAEQTPDNPTWFQGTADAVRQCMPHFLNHDFDYALILSGDQLYQMDLNEMIEEHIRKDAEISIATLPVNAKDASDFGILKTNSDSFIESFIEKPVQSLLTDWSSEVSDEMKAEGKLYLASMGIYIFNKDLLVDLMNDPETKDFGKEIIPQSVSTRKVLSYQYEGYWTDIGNIDSFFEANIGLTDDVPKFNLFDNDNKIFTRPRLLPPSKFQNTLIDRSLISEGCILNAKEITKSVIGIRSRIGKDTVIQNCYVMGNDIYQSIEQMEKDLSNDKILMGIGERCFIKNALIDKNCRIGNDVEIIGGDQLENSTNELYSVKEGIVVIKKGVTIPDNYVIK, encoded by the coding sequence ATGAAAGCGAAAAGAAAAAATGTGATTGCGATTATTCTAGGAGGTGGGCAAGGTTCAAGGTTATACCCTTTGACTGAGTCAAGGTCAAAACCGGCAGTACCAATTGGAGGAAAGTATAGATTAGTCGATATTCCCATTTCAAACTGTATGAATTCAGATATTTATAGGATGTTTGTCTTGACACAATTTAATTCTGCTTCATTAAATGCGCATATTAAAAACACATATGTTTTCAGTGCTTTTAGTCAAGCCTTCGTAGATATTCTTGCTGCAGAACAAACTCCTGACAATCCAACTTGGTTTCAAGGTACTGCGGATGCTGTAAGACAGTGTATGCCACATTTTTTAAATCATGATTTTGATTACGCTTTAATTTTATCTGGTGATCAATTGTACCAAATGGATCTAAATGAAATGATTGAAGAGCACATTCGTAAAGATGCAGAAATTTCTATTGCAACCTTACCGGTGAATGCTAAAGACGCATCAGATTTCGGAATCTTAAAAACAAATAGTGACAGTTTTATCGAGTCCTTTATTGAAAAACCAGTTCAGTCTTTATTAACTGATTGGTCTTCTGAAGTAAGTGACGAGATGAAAGCTGAAGGTAAACTATATTTGGCCTCAATGGGAATTTACATTTTCAACAAAGACCTTTTAGTTGACCTGATGAATGACCCAGAAACGAAAGATTTCGGAAAAGAAATTATTCCGCAGTCTGTTTCTACTAGAAAAGTACTGAGCTACCAATATGAAGGATATTGGACAGATATTGGTAATATTGATTCTTTCTTTGAAGCTAATATCGGCTTGACAGATGATGTGCCTAAATTTAATTTGTTTGATAACGATAATAAAATTTTCACAAGACCAAGATTATTACCTCCGTCAAAATTCCAAAACACATTAATTGATCGATCTTTAATTTCTGAAGGTTGTATTTTAAATGCTAAAGAAATCACCAAGTCTGTAATCGGAATTCGATCTAGAATTGGTAAAGATACTGTCATTCAAAATTGCTATGTCATGGGTAACGACATCTATCAAAGCATTGAACAGATGGAGAAAGATCTAAGCAATGACAAAATCTTAATGGGAATTGGTGAAAGATGTTTTATAAAAAATGCACTTATTGATAAAAACTGTCGCATTGGTAACGATGTCGAAATTATTGGTGGTGATCAATTAGAAAATTCAACTAATGAACTTTATTCTGTAAAAGAAGGGATTGTAGTAATTAAAAAAGGAGTTACAATTCCGGATAATTACGTAATCAAATAA
- a CDS encoding glycogen synthase, with translation MKIIHLTAECYPVAKVGGLGDVVDSLAKTQQQKGEDVQVVLPYYSTPFTSENEFVILYHGQVQLGQFNFPFTVCKERDNSLGFELILISIPDLFDRDAIYGYEDDIERFMSFQKAFLQWINSLDTQPDIIHCHDHHTALVPFMMYNGIEFNKIRDLPTVLTIHNALYQGQFGFDKLHYFPTYDLSKTNLLEWGGRINSIAVGLRSARVITTVSPTYLNEINEHGYGLEHLFREVRYKSKGILNGIDDVLWNPATDPVIAATYNYENFDIGKSINKEKLCEMYNFDVNKPLISFIGRLFEEKGADLLCDFIKKIQQENADKFNILILGTGNKAIEQELMALLIDYQRFYKCFIGFNENLAHQIYAGSDFLLMPSRTESCGLNQMYAYRYGSIPIVRRTGGLKDTVTDSMENGLGICFEKAEVEDIEVAIERAILLFENKIQLHTIRKAGMQLDHSWNKAYQEYLKIYNLITK, from the coding sequence ATGAAGATTATTCACCTTACTGCAGAATGTTATCCAGTTGCCAAAGTAGGTGGCTTGGGTGATGTCGTTGATTCCTTGGCTAAAACACAACAGCAAAAAGGAGAAGACGTTCAAGTAGTACTACCTTATTATAGTACACCATTTACTTCCGAAAATGAATTTGTGATACTTTACCATGGCCAGGTACAACTTGGTCAATTTAATTTTCCATTTACAGTTTGCAAGGAACGGGACAACTCTTTAGGATTTGAACTGATTTTGATTTCGATACCTGACTTATTCGATAGAGATGCTATATACGGTTATGAGGACGATATTGAACGGTTTATGTCATTCCAAAAAGCATTTTTGCAATGGATTAATAGCCTAGATACACAACCAGACATAATTCATTGTCATGATCATCACACGGCTCTTGTGCCATTTATGATGTATAATGGCATTGAGTTCAACAAAATAAGAGATTTACCTACGGTACTTACTATTCATAATGCATTGTATCAAGGACAGTTTGGTTTTGATAAATTACATTACTTCCCAACTTATGATTTATCCAAAACCAACTTGCTAGAGTGGGGTGGAAGAATCAATTCGATTGCAGTTGGTTTACGATCTGCTCGAGTAATTACAACCGTTTCACCAACTTATTTGAACGAAATTAATGAGCATGGATATGGGCTAGAACATTTGTTCAGAGAGGTTCGTTACAAATCAAAGGGAATCCTAAATGGTATCGATGATGTTTTATGGAATCCTGCTACAGATCCAGTTATTGCAGCTACATATAATTATGAAAATTTCGACATTGGTAAAAGTATCAATAAGGAGAAACTTTGTGAAATGTATAATTTCGATGTTAATAAACCATTAATAAGCTTCATAGGTCGCCTCTTTGAAGAGAAAGGTGCTGATTTATTATGCGATTTTATAAAAAAAATACAACAAGAAAACGCTGATAAATTTAATATTCTTATCTTGGGGACAGGTAATAAAGCTATCGAACAAGAACTAATGGCTTTGTTGATTGATTATCAGAGGTTTTATAAATGTTTCATTGGTTTTAATGAAAATTTAGCACACCAAATTTATGCGGGTTCTGACTTTTTATTAATGCCATCACGCACAGAATCTTGTGGTTTGAATCAAATGTATGCATACCGATATGGTTCAATACCAATAGTACGTAGAACAGGAGGATTGAAGGATACTGTAACCGATAGTATGGAAAATGGGCTAGGGATTTGTTTTGAAAAAGCCGAAGTAGAGGATATTGAAGTAGCTATCGAAAGAGCTATTTTATTATTCGAAAATAAAATACAATTACATACTATAAGAAAAGCGGGAATGCAATTAGATCATTCCTGGAACAAGGCATATCAAGAATATTTAAAAATTTACAACTTAATAACAAAGTAA
- a CDS encoding sensor histidine kinase: MSILSKVQSLFYYSRLSGIILSVVLICLIGFLDICTGVEMAFSLFYVIPIVLLSVQQKTAKIDVIFCATLSAGSWCYSEYTVVSFSHYFFPIWNTGVRFSLFLIIGVLMFNLKQKDRRLSEVNRKLLQLNTEKNKFIGIAAHDLANPIGMIQSFSDLLIESCAENHIVEVSEGLEVIKTLSTNSMSVLKNLLNVSVIESGKIDLKVQELDYIEFIKKQVEYNNILAHNKNIHIEFESTIDSVTMSYDAHYLGQVTGNLLSNAIKYSPSGSTISVRVLAENNYLVTEVKDQGKGIPEKEQGELFMYFQKSSTQPTAGESSTGLGLAIAKQIVNLHQGTIGLKSKINEGATFYFSLPIKN, encoded by the coding sequence ATGTCTATTCTAAGTAAAGTACAGTCATTGTTCTACTATAGCCGGTTGTCAGGAATAATTTTGTCGGTTGTACTAATTTGTTTGATTGGTTTTCTAGATATATGTACAGGTGTAGAGATGGCTTTTTCCTTATTTTATGTAATTCCTATCGTTTTACTGTCAGTTCAACAAAAAACTGCCAAAATAGATGTTATTTTTTGTGCTACTTTATCAGCTGGATCTTGGTGCTATTCTGAATATACTGTAGTTTCCTTTTCTCATTACTTCTTCCCGATTTGGAATACTGGGGTTCGTTTTTCCTTATTTTTAATTATTGGAGTACTTATGTTTAACTTAAAACAAAAGGACAGACGACTTAGCGAAGTGAACCGAAAGTTATTGCAATTAAACACTGAGAAAAACAAATTTATAGGTATAGCAGCACATGATTTGGCAAATCCAATCGGTATGATTCAAAGTTTTTCTGACTTACTTATAGAAAGCTGCGCTGAAAACCATATTGTAGAAGTAAGCGAAGGACTTGAAGTTATAAAAACGTTGAGTACTAATAGCATGTCTGTACTGAAGAATTTGCTGAATGTTTCGGTAATCGAATCGGGTAAAATTGACTTGAAAGTACAAGAGCTCGATTATATTGAATTCATCAAGAAACAAGTGGAATACAATAACATCTTGGCACACAATAAGAATATTCACATCGAGTTTGAAAGTACCATAGATTCGGTTACAATGTCTTATGATGCTCATTATTTAGGTCAAGTCACCGGAAATTTATTATCGAATGCCATTAAATATTCTCCCTCAGGAAGTACCATTTCTGTTCGAGTACTAGCTGAAAATAATTATTTGGTTACCGAAGTCAAAGACCAAGGGAAAGGAATTCCTGAAAAAGAGCAAGGTGAATTATTTATGTATTTTCAAAAATCAAGTACACAACCGACCGCGGGAGAAAGTAGCACCGGACTTGGTTTGGCAATTGCAAAACAAATTGTAAATTTACATCAAGGAACAATTGGCTTGAAAAGTAAAATTAATGAAGGTGCAACGTTCTATTTTTCCCTTCCTATAAAAAATTAA
- the msrB gene encoding peptide-methionine (R)-S-oxide reductase MsrB, producing the protein MSYKVEKSESEWKDQLGAERFRILREKGTEYPHTGAYNMHYEKGVYCCGACGEQLFESNSKFDAHCGWPSFDEAIPGKVKNVLDKTHGMIRTEVVCANCGGHLGHVFNDGPTPTGERFCVNSLSIDFKVEE; encoded by the coding sequence ATGAGTTATAAAGTAGAAAAATCTGAAAGCGAATGGAAAGATCAACTAGGTGCTGAGCGTTTTAGAATATTACGTGAAAAAGGGACAGAATACCCACATACGGGAGCTTATAATATGCATTACGAAAAAGGTGTGTATTGTTGTGGCGCCTGTGGAGAGCAACTATTTGAAAGTAATTCAAAATTTGATGCACATTGCGGATGGCCATCTTTTGACGAAGCAATCCCAGGGAAAGTAAAAAATGTATTAGATAAAACTCACGGCATGATTCGAACAGAGGTTGTTTGTGCCAACTGCGGTGGGCACTTAGGACATGTATTTAATGACGGTCCTACACCAACGGGAGAACGTTTTTGTGTGAATTCGTTGTCCATTGATTTTAAAGTAGAAGAGTAA
- a CDS encoding ABC transporter ATP-binding protein has product MARFKENDLPKAKLNTSSLQKALRIFKYSKNQKWKFFVGLLFLLLTSATALAFPKLMGMLVDCVSTKDLDKANQIALALMGILVLQAVFSFFRISLFVNFTENTLSNIRFALYENLIKLPMSFFSQKRVGELNSRISADISQLQDTLTTTIAEFLRQFILIVGGFIILGSISPNLTIMMLCIVPVVAVAAVIFGRFIRKYGKMTQDKVAESQVIVEETLQGITNVKSFANEWYELERYKNKIREIVAIAIKGGQYRGYFASFIILCLFGCVVAVVWYGITLTIKGEVEGVGDLISFILYTTFIGASFGGIAEMYAQIQKAVGATERVFELLDEVPEAINTQPNPNSVQKIKGIVSFKDVAFSYPSRKEIKVLKNVNFNAGFGQKIAVVGPSGAGKSTIASLLLRFYDIESGEIIIDGKNIYDYDLEELRGNMSIVPQDVILFGGTIKENIAYGKPNATNDEIIAAAKQANALNFIESFPEKFETIVGERGIKLSGGQRQRIAIARALLKNPSILILDEATSSLDSESEKLVQEALEILMQGRTSIIIAHRLSTIRSADQILVLDNGIIAEQGTHQDLITLENGIYKNLSNLQFSNS; this is encoded by the coding sequence ATGGCTCGTTTTAAAGAAAATGATTTACCTAAAGCAAAACTAAATACTAGTTCGCTACAAAAGGCTTTGCGAATTTTTAAATACTCCAAAAATCAAAAGTGGAAGTTCTTTGTTGGCTTGCTTTTTTTATTATTAACTAGCGCCACTGCCCTAGCCTTTCCAAAATTGATGGGAATGCTTGTGGACTGTGTGTCTACCAAAGATTTAGACAAAGCCAACCAAATTGCATTGGCATTGATGGGAATTTTAGTATTGCAAGCTGTATTTTCGTTTTTTAGAATCTCGTTGTTCGTAAATTTTACCGAGAATACTTTATCTAACATCCGTTTTGCATTGTATGAGAATTTAATAAAACTACCCATGTCGTTTTTCTCTCAAAAGCGCGTTGGTGAATTAAACAGTCGCATCAGTGCTGATATTTCGCAACTACAAGATACGCTTACTACAACCATTGCCGAATTTTTAAGACAGTTTATTCTTATCGTTGGTGGTTTTATTATCCTAGGGAGTATCAGTCCAAATCTTACTATTATGATGCTTTGCATTGTTCCCGTGGTAGCCGTTGCTGCGGTCATATTTGGTCGTTTTATTCGAAAATACGGAAAAATGACGCAAGACAAAGTAGCCGAAAGCCAGGTGATTGTTGAAGAAACCTTGCAAGGAATTACCAATGTTAAATCGTTTGCTAATGAATGGTATGAATTAGAACGCTACAAAAACAAAATAAGAGAAATTGTTGCTATCGCTATCAAAGGAGGTCAATACAGAGGGTATTTTGCATCGTTTATCATATTATGTTTATTCGGTTGCGTAGTAGCTGTCGTTTGGTACGGAATCACTTTGACTATCAAAGGTGAAGTCGAAGGTGTTGGAGATTTAATTTCCTTTATATTGTACACTACTTTTATCGGTGCTTCTTTTGGTGGAATTGCCGAAATGTATGCGCAAATTCAAAAAGCAGTTGGTGCTACAGAACGTGTTTTTGAATTATTAGACGAAGTTCCTGAAGCAATTAATACCCAACCTAACCCAAATAGCGTTCAAAAAATCAAAGGAATCGTTAGTTTTAAAGATGTTGCGTTTAGTTATCCTTCTCGAAAAGAAATTAAAGTCTTGAAAAACGTTAATTTCAATGCTGGCTTTGGACAAAAAATTGCCGTAGTTGGACCAAGTGGTGCCGGAAAATCAACTATTGCTTCCCTCCTGTTACGTTTTTATGATATTGAAAGTGGAGAAATTATTATTGATGGGAAAAATATTTATGACTATGACCTGGAAGAACTTCGTGGTAATATGAGTATAGTTCCTCAAGATGTAATTCTTTTTGGAGGTACTATCAAAGAAAATATTGCTTACGGAAAACCAAATGCAACAAATGACGAAATTATAGCTGCAGCAAAACAAGCAAATGCTTTGAATTTTATCGAAAGCTTTCCTGAAAAATTTGAAACCATTGTGGGAGAAAGAGGAATTAAACTTTCTGGAGGACAAAGACAACGTATTGCGATCGCACGTGCGTTACTCAAAAACCCTAGTATTTTGATTCTGGACGAAGCAACATCGTCATTGGATAGTGAAAGTGAAAAATTAGTGCAAGAAGCACTTGAGATTTTGATGCAAGGTCGTACGAGTATCATTATTGCACACCGATTATCGACTATTCGATCTGCAGACCAAATATTAGTACTTGACAACGGAATCATTGCCGAACAAGGAACACACCAAGACTTGATTACCCTTGAAAACGGAATCTATAAAAACTTAAGTAATTTGCAATTTAGCAATTCATAA
- a CDS encoding proline dehydrogenase family protein, with amino-acid sequence MNTIFEDTKVAFALKSDTELERAYFLFKMIANEPLVRIGTAVTNFAFKVHLPVEGLIRATVFDHFCGGINEQDCLKVVDKMHTKGVSSVLDYSVEGKEEEAQFEAATQMILKTIKFGQEKQAIPFAVFKPTGIGRFLLFEKISAGQELNDAELKEWNVILRRFELICKTAHQADVALLIDAEESWMQKAADDLILDMMRMYNKEKAIVYNTLQLYRWDRLDYLKEINAIATAENFHIGIKLVRGAYMEKENNRAIAKGYKSPICASKAITDQNFDATAIYMLDHTNRIASFFGTHNEQSSLDLIQIMKEKGLAPDTATIWFGQLYGMSDHISYNLADHGYNVAKYLPFGPVKDVMPYLIRRAEENTSVAGQTSRELNLLQTERSRRKK; translated from the coding sequence ATGAACACAATTTTTGAAGATACTAAAGTTGCTTTTGCTTTGAAAAGCGATACAGAGCTTGAAAGAGCTTATTTTTTGTTTAAAATGATTGCCAATGAGCCACTTGTGCGCATAGGTACTGCGGTGACCAATTTTGCGTTTAAAGTACATTTACCCGTTGAAGGTTTGATTCGCGCTACTGTTTTTGATCATTTTTGTGGTGGTATAAACGAGCAAGACTGTTTAAAGGTAGTGGATAAAATGCATACCAAAGGAGTTTCCTCGGTTTTGGATTACTCTGTAGAAGGAAAAGAAGAGGAAGCGCAATTTGAAGCGGCTACCCAAATGATTCTGAAAACAATCAAATTTGGACAGGAAAAACAAGCAATACCTTTTGCTGTATTTAAGCCTACAGGTATCGGGCGCTTTTTATTATTCGAAAAAATTAGTGCGGGTCAGGAGCTTAATGATGCCGAATTAAAGGAGTGGAATGTAATTTTGAGACGATTCGAGTTAATATGTAAGACCGCTCATCAAGCAGATGTGGCTTTATTAATTGATGCTGAAGAAAGTTGGATGCAAAAAGCAGCCGATGATTTGATTCTTGATATGATGCGCATGTATAATAAAGAAAAAGCAATTGTCTATAATACATTACAGTTGTACCGCTGGGATAGACTGGATTATTTAAAAGAAATAAATGCAATTGCTACAGCCGAAAATTTTCATATCGGAATAAAGTTGGTTCGTGGCGCATACATGGAAAAAGAAAACAATCGTGCAATTGCAAAAGGGTACAAATCTCCTATTTGCGCTAGTAAAGCGATTACAGATCAAAATTTTGATGCTACCGCAATTTATATGTTAGACCACACAAATCGTATTGCAAGTTTTTTCGGGACGCACAACGAGCAAAGTTCGTTGGATTTGATTCAGATCATGAAAGAAAAAGGGTTAGCACCTGATACAGCTACAATTTGGTTTGGACAATTGTACGGAATGAGTGATCATATAAGTTATAATCTAGCCGATCACGGTTATAACGTAGCAAAATATTTGCCTTTTGGTCCTGTGAAAGACGTGATGCCGTATTTGATTCGTCGTGCAGAAGAAAACACCTCAGTTGCAGGACAAACGAGTAGAGAATTAAATTTATTACAAACAGAACGATCCCGCAGGAAGAAATAA
- the aroB gene encoding 3-dehydroquinate synthase → MSLQSHTIQAVDHPIHFNEKGYEALNAHLKATKYSNLFIIVDSNTNEFCLPVFLPLLETTLAIEIIEFEAGEINKNIDTCVELWNVLTDLNGDRKSLVINLGGGVVTDLGGFVASTFKRGIDFINVPTTLLSMVDASVGGKNGVDLGNLKNQIGVFNLPKMVIVDTEYLATVPQNEMRSGLAEMLKHGLIFDKNYWEHFLNIRSINFAQLDELIFRSVEIKNEIVTADPTEKNIRKALNFGHTLGHAIESYFLENEDKTTLLHGEAIAVGMILESYISLHKNLITEAEFDQIKTTIKSIYQDITFDNQDINPILELLIHDKKNEYGTIQFALIQGIGKIIINQTVENELILKAFVDYQS, encoded by the coding sequence ATGTCTTTACAATCTCATACTATACAAGCCGTTGACCATCCGATACACTTTAATGAAAAAGGATATGAAGCTCTAAATGCACATTTAAAAGCAACTAAATATTCTAACCTATTTATTATTGTAGACAGTAATACAAATGAATTTTGCTTGCCGGTGTTTTTGCCACTTTTAGAAACCACCTTGGCAATTGAGATTATTGAATTTGAGGCAGGTGAAATCAACAAAAACATTGATACTTGTGTTGAATTATGGAATGTTTTGACCGATCTTAACGGAGACAGAAAATCACTGGTTATCAATCTAGGTGGTGGAGTTGTCACTGATCTAGGCGGTTTTGTAGCGTCAACCTTCAAAAGAGGAATTGATTTTATAAATGTACCTACTACCCTTCTATCCATGGTAGATGCATCTGTAGGAGGTAAAAATGGTGTGGATCTTGGGAATTTAAAAAACCAAATTGGAGTTTTTAATTTGCCTAAAATGGTAATCGTAGACACGGAATACCTTGCTACTGTACCACAAAATGAAATGCGCTCCGGATTGGCAGAAATGTTGAAACACGGTCTTATATTCGATAAAAACTACTGGGAACACTTTTTGAACATTCGATCAATAAACTTTGCACAATTAGATGAATTGATTTTTCGCTCTGTCGAAATAAAAAATGAAATCGTAACCGCAGATCCTACGGAGAAGAATATTCGAAAAGCACTAAACTTTGGACACACCCTTGGACACGCCATAGAAAGCTACTTCTTGGAGAACGAAGACAAAACAACATTGCTTCATGGAGAAGCTATTGCTGTTGGAATGATTTTGGAAAGCTATATTTCGCTACACAAAAACTTAATTACAGAAGCCGAATTTGATCAGATTAAAACTACTATCAAATCGATCTACCAAGACATAACTTTTGACAACCAAGACATCAACCCGATACTTGAATTGTTGATCCATGATAAAAAAAATGAATATGGTACAATTCAGTTTGCCTTAATTCAAGGAATCGGAAAAATTATTATCAATCAAACGGTTGAAAATGAATTGATTCTTAAAGCTTTTGTTGATTATCAATCTTAA